In Streptomyces sp. NBC_00878, a single window of DNA contains:
- a CDS encoding xanthine dehydrogenase family protein subunit M, translating to MTTHAPQAAQAVTLPASLDEAVAALAAMPAAVPVAGGTDLMASVNSGQLRPAALVGLGRISEIRGWQYQDGHALLGAGLTHARMGRPDFAALIPALAAAARAAGPPQIRNAGTLGGNIATASPTGDALPVLAALEATLIIAGPGGARREIPVSHLLAGMELLRGGELIGYVRVPLLHAPQVFLKATGRTGPGRAIASVALVLDPARRGVRCAVGAIAPMPLRPLDAELWVASLIDWDNGRAIVPEALNAFGEYVAAACIPDPGPAEDGSEQQLPPAVLHLRRTVAALARRALGRALS from the coding sequence TTGACCACGCACGCACCGCAGGCGGCGCAGGCCGTGACGCTGCCCGCCTCGCTGGACGAGGCCGTGGCGGCGCTCGCCGCCATGCCCGCAGCCGTTCCCGTGGCCGGCGGCACCGACCTCATGGCCTCCGTCAACTCCGGGCAACTGCGGCCCGCGGCACTCGTCGGCCTCGGCCGGATCAGCGAGATCCGCGGCTGGCAGTACCAGGACGGCCACGCGCTCCTCGGCGCCGGCCTCACCCATGCCCGCATGGGCCGCCCCGACTTCGCCGCCCTCATCCCCGCCCTCGCGGCCGCCGCGAGGGCCGCGGGACCACCGCAGATCCGCAACGCGGGCACCCTGGGCGGCAACATCGCCACGGCGTCCCCCACGGGGGACGCGCTTCCGGTGCTGGCCGCGCTGGAGGCGACGCTCATCATCGCGGGCCCGGGCGGCGCCCGCCGCGAGATCCCCGTCTCGCACCTCCTCGCGGGCATGGAACTGCTCCGCGGCGGTGAACTCATCGGGTACGTGCGCGTGCCGCTGCTGCACGCCCCGCAGGTCTTCCTGAAGGCGACCGGACGGACCGGACCCGGGCGCGCCATCGCGTCCGTCGCGCTCGTCCTCGACCCCGCCCGGCGCGGAGTGCGGTGCGCCGTGGGCGCCATAGCGCCGATGCCGCTGCGGCCGCTGGACGCCGAGCTGTGGGTCGCCTCGCTGATCGACTGGGACAACGGCCGCGCGATCGTGCCCGAGGCGCTCAACGCCTTCGGGGAGTACGTCGCCGCGGCCTGCATCCCGGACCCGGGGCCCGCCGAGGACGGCTCCGAACAACAGCTGCCGCCCGCCGTACTGCACC